In the genome of Paramisgurnus dabryanus chromosome 18, PD_genome_1.1, whole genome shotgun sequence, one region contains:
- the LOC135721337 gene encoding proteinase-activated receptor 1-like codes for FIAFNYATVFLFDLTVIAVIPEEPWSARPFNSTNATNAVKCNQTSQTIPISADDVRFLKGLLVTHVMPSFYILLFLISLPLNALALVTFTCKIKEKKPAVIYMSNLACVDLLFTLLLPLKIHYHLNGSDWVFGEVACRVLSAAFYCYMYCSILLMMCMSVDRLLAVVFPIASLTWRTTRNSAYVCVLVWLLSIAGTAPLLSITQTFNIKDLGVTCHDVLYHIKLYYYLFSILSCLYFFLPLVITLVCYSSIIYALRVKSGHLATSSSSTSDNRKRAVIMAIAVLTEFVVCFAASNAILLYHCVRLATGGHTEEGKYYMLAVCAGSSSVFLDPLLYYYGSSQCREKISSVFWWTKTESTSSNTQTY; via the coding sequence TTTATAGCTTTCAATTATGCCACTGtgtttttgtttgatttaaCAGTGATTGCCGTCATCCCAGAGGAACCATGGTCTGCACGTCCATTTAACAGCACAAATGCAACAAATGCAGTAAAATGCAACCAAACTTCACAGACAATCCCTATCTCAGCCGATGATGTGCGTTTCCTCAAAGGCCTGCTGGTCACACATGTCATGCCCTCTTTCTAcatcctcctcttcctcattaGTTTGCCCCTAAACGCATTGGCTCTGGTGACGTTCACTTGTAAGATTAAAGAAAAGAAACCGGCTGTGATCTACATGTCAAACCTGGCGTGTGTGGATCTGCTCTTCACCCTGCTGCTTCCTCTGAAGATCCACTATCATCTGAACGGATCTGATTGGGTGTTTGGTGAGGTGGCGTGTCGTGTGCTAAGCGCTGCTTTCTACTGCTACATGTACTGCTCCATACTGCTGATGATGTGTATGAGTGTGGACAGACTGCTGGCTGTGGTTTTCCCCATCGCCTCTCTGACTTGGAGGACAACGAGGAATTCTGCTTACGTTTGTGTGTTGGTCTGGTTACTGTCAATTGCTGGCACAGCCCCACTTCTCTCTATAACGCAAACGTTCAACATTAAGGATTTGGGCGTCACCTGCCACGATGTGCTGTACCACATAAAGTTGTATTACTACCTGTTCTCTATTCTGTCCTGCCTTTACTTCTTCCTGCCGCTGGTCATCACTTTGGTGTGTTACTCTAGTATTATATATGCCCTCAGGGTCAAATCTGGTCACTTagcaacatcatcatcatcaacctCAGATAATCGAAAGAGAGCTGTGATTATGGCGATCGCCGTGCTGACAGAGTTTGTGGTTTGCTTTGCAGCATCAAATGCAATCCTGTTGTATCATTGTGTTCGTCTGGCCACAGGAGGTCACACCGAAGAGGGGAAATATTATATGCTGGCTGTGTGTGCAGGAAGCTCAAGTGTTTTTCTGGATCCTCTGCTGTACTACTATGGATCATCacagtgcagagagaaaatcaGCTCTGTGTTTTGGTGGACAAAAACAGAAAGCACATCATCAAACACACAAACCTATTGA